A single window of Nicotiana sylvestris chromosome 3, ASM39365v2, whole genome shotgun sequence DNA harbors:
- the LOC104235726 gene encoding F-box protein At5g07670-like has product MSCSPEKPNFRSPLKGPPSPSWTDLWLKNKKALNHVLFTMHLQSRSQSSPSPHQLRKSLDFTLPSLVSDPTSLLSDETLLYILSKLPNSQRNSNSLVSTRWLYLQGRLVRSIKLLDWDFLVSGRVFIRFPNLIHVDLVNGSLISPGNSGIFCSHELLSSHVDSNSDPKDWFFKERFVLPSDEIDRGLRILASGCPNLRRLLVVNASELGLLGVAEECPTLQVLELHRCNDHVLRGIAACQNLQILRLIGNVDGFYKSTVTDIGLTILAQGCKRLVKLELSGCEGSYEGIKAIAQCCQMLEELILRDHRMEGCWLSALSFCESLKTLRFLSCKSIDQCGWFDEDVGSCPTLERLHLEKCQLRNKESLRTLFLLCQDVREVIFQNCWGLDNEMFSLASVLRRVKSLCLESCSLLTTEVLESVLLSWKEIQSLKVISCGNIKDSEISLALSTLFSALKDLQWRPDSKSLLSAGVVGTCMRKRGNKFFKKTCDWKSLPGA; this is encoded by the exons ATGTCTTGTTCACCTGAGAAACCAAATTTCAGGTCACCATTAAAAGGGCCACCATCTCCAAGCTGGACTGATCTATGGCTGAAGAATAAAAAAGCTCTCAATCATGTCCTTTTTACTATGCACCTTCAATCCCGTTCACAATCCTCCCCTTCACCACATCAACTTCGCAAATCCCTAGATTTCACCCTTCCGTCGCTCGTCTCTGATCCAACTTCCCTTCTTTCTGATGAAACGCTTCTTTACATTCTCTCTAAGCTTCCCAATTCCCAAAGGAATTCCAATTCCCTTGTATCTACACGCTGGCTCTACCTCCAAGGTCGTCTTGTACGCTCCATTAAGCTTCTTGATTGGGATTTTCTTGTTTCGGGTCGGGTTTTTATTCGGTTTCCGAATCTTATTCATGTTGATTTGGTTAATGGGTCGCTGATTTCACCCGGAAATTCAGGTATTTTTTGCTCTCACGAGTTGCTTTCCTCTCACGTGGATTCTAATAGTGACCCTAAAGATTGGTTTTTTAAGGAAAGATTTGTGTTGCCTTCTGATGAGATTGATAGGGGATTGAGAATTTTAGCGAGCGGGTGTCCGAATTTGCGTAGATTATTGGTGGTAAATGCTAGTGAATTGGGATTGTTGGGCGTAGCTGAGGAATGTCCAACTTTGCAAGTATTAGAGTTGCATAGATGCAATGATCATGTTCTTCGCGGGATTGCAGCGTGCCAGAACTTGCAGATATTGAGATTGATTGGAAATGTTGATGGGTTTTATAAATCTACGGTTACTGATATTGGACTGACTATTTTAGCTCAGGGGTGTAAGAGATTGGTGAAGCTGGAGTTGAGTGGTTGTGAAGGGAGCTATGAAGGGATTAAGGCTATAGCGCAATGTTGTCAAATGCTCGAAGAGTTGATTCTTCGTGATCATAGGATGGAAGGTTGTTGGTTGTCTGCTCTTTCCTTTTGTGAAAGTTTGAAGACTTTGAGGTTTCTGTCTTGTAAGAGTATCGATCAATGTGGATGGTTCGATGAAGATGTAGGATCTTGCCCGACGCTTGAAAGATTGCATTTGGAGAAATGCCAATTGAGAAATAAGGAGAGCTTGAGAACATTGTTTCTACTCTGTCAAGACGTCAGAGAGGTTATTTTCCAGAACTGTTGGGGACTGGATAATGAAATGTTCAGCCTTGCCAGTGTTCTAAG GAGAGTGAAGTCCCTTTGCCTGGAAAGCTGTTCACTACTCACAACTGAAGTCCTTGAGTCTGTCCTCCTTTCATGGAAGGAAATCCAGAGCCTCAAGGTGATTTCATGTGGCAATATAAAGGATAGTGAAATCAGTCTAGCACTGTCTACCTTGTTCTCCGCACTAAAAGATTTACAATGGAGACCAGACTCAAAATCTCTTCTTTCAGCTGGTGTTGTGGGAACTTGCATGCGGAAAAGAGGCAATAAATTTTTCAAGAAGACGTGTGACTGGAAGTCACTGCCTGGTGCATAG